The window CGCCCGCGACCGCCGTCCACAGGGCCTGCCCGAAGGGAGCGAGTACCCCGCGGGGCAACTCCGTCTCCAGCAGTGTCCGCAGGTCCGTTCCGCCGGCGGAGGCGACGGCGGCGAGGCCGTGTCCGGCGCTCTCCAGTGCGGCGAAACCGGCGCCGACGGCCGCGCCGAGCACCAGTCCGGCCCGCATCCCGCGGATGCCCGGCCGGCGGTGCAGCACGAAGACCAGCGCCCCGAGCTTGGCCGCCTCCTCGATCACGCCGACACCGAGGAACCGCCCGAGGGAGGGGTGCGCCAGGTGCCCCTCCGCCAGCGCGGCGCCGAGCACGCCCAGCGCGCCGCCGGCCAGGAAGCAGCCGAGGACCGCGCTCACGCCCAGGTCGCGGGCGTGCCGCTCGTACGCCCACAGCACGTAGGCGACCGGTACGGCGAAGCCGCCGAGCAGGATCAGCATCGGCAGCGTCGCGGTGCTCCGTGTCAGGTACGCCACGCAGGCGGCCGGCGCCCACAGGGCGAGGGCGCCGCACAGGGCGCGCCGCCACAGGCCCGCCCCGATGTGCGGGTACGGCGGTGGCGGCTGCTGCGGGCGGGGGATGCGGGCCCTGGGCCTGCCGGGCGGCGGGGAGTGGGTCACGTGCGTCCCCTCGGACTGCTGCTGGGCGATTTACCCGCACCTTAGGCAGGTGAGCCGGAAGTCGCAGTCCGGGGGATCTCGGCGGAACCGGGTCAGGCGCGGCCGAGCGAGGCGCCCACCAGCGGGTCCAGGTAGCGGACCAGGACGTCCTTGGTCTCCTGGACGTACGCCGCGCGCTCGGCGCCCTCGCGGCCGAGGACCAGCTCCAGGCCCGCCTTGTAGATGCCGAGGCAGACGTGGGCCGTGCGGGTGATGTCGGCCTGTGCGGTGCCGGGCATGAGGGAGGTGAGCAGCGCCTCGATGCGGCCGACCACGGTGGAGTGCAGCTGGTCGTGCGCCTCGGCCATCCGGCCCGGGATGTCGGGGCCGTGCATGAGGGCGAAGAACACGGGGTGGTCGGTGTTGAACGCCATGAACCGGTCGACGGCCGAACCGATCGCCTCCTCCAGCGGGGTGCCGGGAGGGACCGGTGCCAGTGCCTCGCCGTAGGCCTCCCGCATCTCGTGCATGAGCCGGTCGCCGAGCTCGATCGCGATCGCTTCCTTGTTCGGGAAGAACTGGTAGAGCGTGCCCGGTGAGACGCCGGCCTCCCGGGCGATGGCGTTGGTGCTCGCGGCCGTGTAGCCGGTGGTGCAGAAGACCTGGGCCGCGGCTTTGAGCAGCTGGGCGATACGGCGTTCGCCGCGGGCCTGGCGCCGCCGCGGCTGCTCCTTCTCCGAGGTGTCCGACACGCGTGATCCCCAGCTCTCCGAAGACGATTGACAAACGCGAGTGGTCGCTCGCATTCTTGAGAAACGCGAGCGACGTCTCGTGTTTGCCATTTTATGGCGATGGCTCCTCCGTGCCTCCGTCCTTGCAGGCACGGCTCCTGGTGAAGGGGACACCGCAGGATGACCGAAGTCAACAGCCCACCCCGGCCCGGCCGCTGGACCCGGCTCGTGACCGCACGGCCGCGCCTGTCGCTGCTGGTGGCCCTGCTGCTCACCGCCCTCGCCGTGGTGGCCGGCAGCGGTGTCGCCGACCGTCTCGGAAGCGGCGGCTGGGAGGACCCGGCGGCCGAGTCGACGTACGCGACCAAGGCGCTGGAGCGCGAGTTCCCCGGCTCCCAGCCGAACCTGCTGCTCCTGGTCGACGCCGGCCGCGCCTCGGTCGACGATCCCGCGGTGGCCGCCCGGGCCCGGGAGCTGACCGCCCGGCTGGCGGCGGAGAAGGGGGTCACGGGCGTCGGCTCCTACTGGCGGAGCGAGTCGCCCGCCCTGCGCGCCGAGGACGGCCACGAGGCGCTGATCGCCGCCCGCATCACCGGCGACGAGAGCGCGATGGGCAGGACCCTGGACCGCATCGCCCCCCACTACCGGGGCACGCACGGCCCGGTGCGGGTGAAGGTCGGCGGCATCGTCGCGGTCCGGCACGAGATGCAGAGCATCATCAAGGAGGACCTGACCCGCGCCGAGCTCATCGCGCTGCCCGTCACCCTGGTGCTGCTCGTCATGGTCTTCGGCAGCGCGGTCGCGGCCCTGCTGCCGCTGGGCATCGGCATCGTCGCGATCCTCGGGACGAACGCGGTCCTGCGCGGTCTGACCTCCTTCACCGACGTCTCGGTCTTCGCGCTGAACCTCACCACGGCCCTGGGCCTCGGCCTCGCCATCGACTACGCCCTGTTCATCGTCCGGCGGTACCGCGAGGAGCTGTCCACCGGCGCCGATCCGCTCACGGCGGTGGGCACGACCCTGCGCACGGCCGGCCGCACAGTGCTCTTCTCCGCGCTCACGGTCGCGGTGTCCCTGGCCGCCATGATGGTCTTCCCCCAGTACTTCCTGCGGTCCTTCGCCTACGCCGGTATCGCCGTGGTGCTCCTCGCGGCCGCGGCCGCACTGATCCTGCTCCCCGCCGCGCTCGTCCTGCTCGGACACCGGGTCAACTCCCTGGACCTGCGCCGCCTCTTCCGGCGCGGCCACGCGTCCGCGGCCGCCGACGGCACCGCCTGGGCCCGCGCCGCGTCTCTGGTCATGCGCCGCGCCCCGCTCTTCGCGCTCGGCACGACCGCCCTGCTCGTCCTCCTCGGACTGCCCTTCACCGGTGTGAAGTTCGGCACCGCCGACGACCGTCAGCTCCCGTCGACCGCCGAGTCCCACGTCGTGCAGCAGCACATCCGTGAGGGCTTCCCGGGCAGCCCCGGCGGCGGCCTGGAGATTCTCGCCCAGGGCAAGGGCACCGAGGCCCAGTACGCCTCTTACCGGCAGCGGGTGGCCGCCCTGCCCGAGGTCGCCCGTGTCGACGGTCCCCTGGTCCGGGGCGACGCGGCCTACTTCACGGTCCAGCCGAAGGGCGAGGCGGTCGACGAACCGGCCCAGCGCCTGGTGGGCGACCTGCGCTCGCTGCGGGCCCCCTTCGACACCCGGATCACCGGCACGGCCGCCGTGCTGGTCGACACCAAGCACGCGATATCCGAGCGTCTGCCGTGGGCGGCCCTGTTCATCGCCGTGGTCACCCTGCTGCTGGTCTTCATGCTCACCGGCAGCGTGCTGATACCCCTGCAGGCCGTGGTGCTCAACGCGCTCAGCCTGACGGCGATGTTCGGCGCGGTGGTGTGGGTCTTCCAGGACGGCCACCTCTCCGGCGCGCTCGGCTTCACCAGCCCCGGCTCCATCGAGACGACCCTGCCCGTCCTGATGTTCTGCGTGGCCTTCGGCCTCTCCATGGACTACGGCGTGTTCCTGCTCTCCCGCATCAAGGAGGAGTACGACCGCACGGGCGACCACGACGAAGCCGTGCGCCACGGCCTCCAGCGCACCGGCGGGCTGATCACCGCCGCCGCGGTCATCCTCGCGGTGGTGATGGTCGCCATCGGCACCTCGCGGGTGACCAACACCAAGATGCTCGGCCTCGGCATCGCGCTCGCCGTGCTGATGGACGCGATGGTGGTGCGCAGCCTGCTCGTCCCGGCCATCATGCGGCTCACCGGCCGCGCCACCTGGTGGGCTCCGGCCCCGCTGCGCCGCTTCCACCAGCGGTTCGGCCTCAGCGAGGGCGAACCGGCCGCCGTGGCAGAGGAGAAGGAGCCCGTACCGGTGTGAGCCCCGGCGGGGGCCGGTCCCGCCCGGCCTCCGCGGGCCGGGCACAGTGGACTCGTCCGGTGACCGGGGAAGGGTGAGGCACATGCGAGCGGTGGTCTTCGAGCGGTACGGCGAGCCGGCCGAGGTGCGGGAGGTCCCCGATCCCGAGCCCGCCGGGCACGGGGTGGTGGTGCGGGTCGAGGCGACGGGGCTGTGCCGCAGCGACTGGCACGGCTGGATGGGCCACGACTCCGACATCACCCTGCCGCACGTGCCCGGGCACGAACTGGCCGGTGTCGTCGAGGCGGTGGGCGCGCGGGTCACCGGATGGCGGCCGGGCGACCGGGTGACCGTGCCCTTCGTGTGCGCCTGCGGCACCTGCCCGTCCTGCGCGGCGGGCGACCAGCAGGTGTGCGAGCGCCAGACGCAGCCGGGCTTCCACCACTGGGGCTCGTTCGCGCAGTACGTGGCCCTCGACCACGCCGACGTCAACCTCGTCGCCGTCCCCGACGACATGGCCCACGCGACCGCGGCCGGCCTCGGCTGCCGCTTCGCCACCGCCTTCCGTGGCGTGGTGCAGCAGGGCCGGGTGGCCGCGGGGGAGTGGGTCGCGGTGCACGGCTGCGGCGGGGTCGGCCTGTCGGCGGTGATGATCGCGGCCGCCTCCGGAGCCCGGGTGATCGCCGTCGACGTCTCCCCGGCAGCGCTCGGCCTGGCACGGAAGTTCGGCGCCGCCGAGTGCCTGGACGCCACCGGTGTGCCCGACACGGCCGCCGCGATCCGCGAGCTGACCGGCGGCGGCGCCCACCTCTCCCTCGACGCCCTCGGCTCGCCCGCCACCTGCGCGGCTTCCGTGAACGGCCTGCGCCGCCGCGGCCGGCACGTCCAGGTCGGCCTGCTGCCCTCCGCCGACGGCACGACCCCGGTGCCGATGGCCCGCGCCATCGCCCTGGAACTCGAACTCCTCGGCAGCCACGGCATGGCCGCGCACACCTACCCCGCCATGCTCCGTCTGGTCCGCTCGGGCGCCCTGCGCCCCGACCTCCTCGTGACCTCCACCATCCCCCTCGACGCGGCCCCGGCGGCGCTCGCGGCGATGGGCACGGCGGCGGGGGCGGGGGTCACGGTCATCGAGCCGTGGCGCCGGGCCTGAGCCCGGCGCCGCACGGCAGTGGCCGCCCGGCACGGACGCCGGGCCGTCGATCAGTCCACTCTTCGGCCCCGGTTGCCGGGACGGGAGGCGACCCAGGCCCGGACGGTGTCGGCGTACCAGTAGGGCTTGCCGCCCTCCACATGGTCGGGCGGCGGCAGCAGCCCGTGCTTGCGATAGGACCGCACGGTGTCCGGCTGCACCTTGATGTGCGCCGCGATCTCCTTGTAGGACCAGAGCCTTCGGTCGGTCATGAGTTGCACCTCCCTGCGCGCGCCGCGGCGGCGACCGAGGACGGCCGTCGGGGGAGCCGGGCGCTGCGCTGGCGATCACCAAGCCTGTGCCCGGTGAACGACGCAGAGTGACCGGTGGGCAGTGCCTGTCGACCGGGTGTGACCGAGCACCCGCGTACACGCGACATGTGTGACACAAGGGGGGTGTTTGTGACAGAGCTGGGGCAGAGACTTCCGTCCGCACGGCGGCGTGGCGCGTCGACCCGGGGGCCGGCGCGTGCTCACCGCGCGGGCGTCCCCGGATTCCGCACGGGCGCGGGCGTTCCCGGATTCCGCACGGGCGCGGGCTCCTAGGCCCCGCACGAGCGCAGGAACGCCCGGGTCCGCCGGGCGATCGGCAGCGGCCGGTCCGGCTCGCAGGGGTACATGTCCTGCTCGACGATCGCGAAGAGCTCCACGCCGAGCCGCTGCGCCGCCTCCAGCACCGGTCCCAGTTCAGGTGTACCGGACGGGGGCTCGCACATCACGCCCTGGGCCACCGCCGGGCCGAACGGCGTGCCCTTGGCCCGCACGTCGGCCAGGACCTCCGGGTCCACCTGCTTGAGGTGCAGATAGCCGATCCGCTCGCCGTAGGTCTCGATCAGCTTGACGCTGTCCCCGCCGCAGTAGGCGTAGTGCCCGGTGTCCAGGCACAGCGACACCAGGCCGGAGTCGGTGCCGTCGAGGAAGCGGGTGACGTTCTCCTCGCTGTCGATGTGGGTGTCGGCGTGCGGGTGGACGACGATCGTGAGGCCGTACCGCTCGCGCACCTCCCGGCCGAGCCGCTCGGTCAGCGAGGTGAGGTTCCGCCACTGGCCGGCCGTCAGTTCGGCGGGCTCCAGAACCTGCCCCGTCCGGTCGTCGCGCCAGAAGGACGGGATGACGACCAGGTGCCGCGCACCCATCGCCCGGGTGAGGTCCGCGATCCCGGAGACGTGGGACCAGGTCTCCTCCCACACCTCCTCGCCGTGGTGCAGGCCGGTGAAGACCGTGCCGGCCGACACCTTCAGGCCGCGCCGGCCGGTCTCCTCGGCGAGCACCCCGGGGTCGGTGGGCAGGTAGCCGTAGGGACCCAGCTCGATCCACTCGTAGCCGGCGGCGGCGACCTCGTCCAGGAAGCGCTGCCAGGGCACCTGCCGGGGGTCGTCGGGGAACCAGACGCCCCAGGAATCGGGCGCCGATCCGATGCGGATGCGGGACAGTGAGGAGGGCGACAGCGACGTCATGGCCGCCAGCGTGCGGGCGGGGCCAGGGGGTGTCAAGGGCTGGTCCGAATGTCTGGACAAAACATTGACAGGGTCCGGCGTGCGGGACTACAAAGCCGGGGAGAGCCGTGACGAAGGGAAGCCGATGGCCTACGACCTGATCACCATGGGGCGGATCGGAGTGGACCTCTACCCACTGCAGACCGGTGTCCCGCTCGCCCAGGTGTCGTCCTTCGGCAAGTTCCTCGGCGGGTCGGCGACGAACGTCGCGGTCGCCGCCGCCCGGCTCGGCAGACGCACCGCCGTGATCACCCGTACGGGGGACGACCCGTTCGGCGTCTATCTGCACGAGGCGCTGCGCGGCTTCGGCGTCGACGATCGCTGGGTGACCCCCGTGCCCGGGCTCCCGACCCCGGTCACCTTCTGCGAGGTCTTCCCCCCGGACCACTTCCCGCTCTACTTCTACCGCCGGCCGAAGGCCCCCGACCTGGAGATCGACGCCGCCGAACTGGACCTGGACGCCGTCCGCGACGCCCGGATCTTCTGGGTCACCGGCACCGGCCTGAGCGAGGAGCCCAGCCGCACGGCGACCCTCGCCGCCCTCGCCCACCGGGCGAAGTCCGGCACGACGGTCTTCGACCTGGACTGGCGCCCCATGTTCTGGACCGACCCGGACGCCGCCCGCCCCTTCTACGCCGAGGCGCTGCGCCACACCACGGTCGCCGTCGGCAACCTGGACGAGGTCGAGGTCGCGACGGGGGTGCGCGAACCGCACGCCGCCGCCCGCGCCCTGCTCGACGCCGGTGTCGAGCTGGCCGTCGTCAAACAGGGACCCAAGGGAGTGCTCGCCGTCGACCGCGCGGGCGAGTTGGCGGAGGTCCCGCCGCTGCCGGTCGAGGTGCTCAACGGCCTCGGCGCCGGGGACGCCTTCGGCGGCTCCCTCTGCCACGGCCTGCTGGCGGGCTGGGACCTGGAGACGGTCATGCGGTACGCCAACGCGGCCGGCGCCATCGTCGCCTCCCGCCTGGAGTGCTCCTCCGCGATGCCGACCCCGGACGAGGTGGCCGCCGCGCTCGACGCCGGAGCGGTGCTGTGAGGGCCGGCCGCGTGGCGGGCACGTGGACCCACGGCGGCGACGGGGCCGCCCGGCGCCCCCTGGTGGACGTGGCCGAGCTGGTCCGCATCCGCACCCGCCACCCCGAGGCGATCGAGGAGGCCGCCGCCCGCCGGGCCCGGCGCCCGCTGCTCGGCGAGAGCGGCCGGCTGATGATCGTCGCCGCCGACCACCCCGCCCGCGGCGCGCTCGGCGTCGGCGACCGCGGGCTCGCCATGGCCAACCGCGCCGACCTGCTCGAACGCCTGTGCCTCGCGTTGTCCCGGCCCGGTGTGGACGGCGTCCTCGCCACCGCCGACATCCTCGACGACCTGCTCCTGCTCGGCGCCCTCGACCACAAGGTCGTCATGGGCTCCATGAACCGCGGCGGCCTCCAGGGCGCGAGCTTCGAGCTGGACGACCGCTTCACCGGCCACCGGCCCGAGGACATCAGCCGTCTCGGCTTCGACGCCGGCAAGCTGCTGCTGCGCGTCGACTACGCCGACCCGGGCTCCCTGACCACGCTGGAGTCCACCGCCCGGGCCATCGACGCCATGGCGGCACACCGGCTGCCGGTCTTCGTGGAGCCGTTCATCAGCCGCCGCACCCCGGAGGGGAAGCTGCGCAACGACCTGTCGGCCGAGGCGGTCACCCGGTCCATCGCCATCGCCTCCGGCCTCGGCGGCTCCTCCGCCTACACCTGGCTGAAGGTGCCGGTCACCGAGAACCCCGACGACATGGCCCGGGTCATGGAGACGTCCACGCTGCCGGCCGTGCTGCTCGGCGGCGACATCGGCGACTCCCCGGAGGACCAGGTGGCGGCCTACGAGAAGTGGCGCGGTGCGCTCCGACTGCCCACCGTGCGCGGCCTGGTGGTCGGCCGCTCGCTGCTGTACCCGGCGGACGGCGACGTGGCCGCCGCCGTGGACACCGCCGTAGGACTGCTGTGAGGACCGCATGACCAGCACCGACCTGCATCTGCCCCGGGGTGCCACCGCGAACGCCCGGTACGCCGTCGACATCGGCCCCGAGTCGGCCGGCTGGGCGTACAGCAGCCTGCGCGTCGTCGAGTTGGCGCCGGGCGGCCGTCATACGTTCCCCACCGGCGACAGTGAATGGATCGTGCTTCCGCTGGAAGGCGGATGTACCGTACAAATTGAGACTGCGTCAACCGAGCAGTGCGAGTTTCAACTCCTGGGCCGGGACACTGTGTTCGCGTCGGTCTCCGACTTCGCGTACGCACCCCGGGACGCCCGGGTCCAGATCGCCTCCGGCGCGGGAGGCCGCTTCGCCCTGGCAGGAGCGAAGTGCGAGCGACGACTCCCCGCCCGCTACGGCCCCGCGCCGGAGGTCCCCGTCGAGGAACGCGGCAGCGGCACCTGCGCCCGCCGGGTGCGCAACTTCGCCTCCGCGGACTCCTTCGACTGCGACCGGCTGATCGCCGTCGAGGTGATCACCCCCGGTGGCAACTGGTCCTCGTACCCGCCGCACAAGCACGACGAGCACCGGCCGGGCGAGGAGTCCGAGCTGGAGGAGATCTACTACTTCGAGATCGAGGGTCCGAACGGTCTGGGGTACCAGCGCGTATTCCCCTCGCGCGAGGGCGGCAGCGACGTCCTCGCCGAGGTCCGCTCCGGTGACGCCGTCCTCGTCCCCGACGGATGGCACGGCCCGTCGATCGCCCAGCCCGGCCACGCCATGTACTACCTGAACGTCATGGCCGGACCCGGCGCGACGCGGGAGTGGCGGATCTGCTTCCACCCCGACCACGTAGAGAGCACAGGGGGGTACCGATGACCACCTCGACGACGAGGCTCACGGTCGCGCAGGCACTCGTCCGCTTCCTCGCCGCCCAGTACACCGAACGGGACGGCGAACGGCGGCGGCTGATCGGCGCCACCTGGGGCATCTTCGGCCACGGCAACGTCGCCGGGCTCGGCCAGGCGCTGATCGAGTACGCCGGCGTCATGCCCTACCATCAGGGCCGCAACGAGCAGTCCATGGTGCACGCGGCGGTCGGCTACGCCCGCCAGTCGGGCCGGCTGTCCACGCACGCGGTCACGACGTCGATCGGCCCCGGCGCGACGAACCTCGTCACCGGCGCCGCCCTCGCGACCGTCAACCACCTCCCGGTCCTGCTGCTGCCCGGGGACGTCTTCGCCACCCGCCCCGCCGACCCCGTCCTGCAGCAGCTGGAGGTGCCGTACGCGGGCGACGTCTCCGTCAACGACACCTTGCGTCCGGTGTCGAGGTACTTCGACCGCGTCACCCGCCCCGAGCAGCTGATCCCCAGCGCGCTGCAGGCCGTACGGGTCCTCACCGACCCCGTGGAGACCGGCGCGGTCACCCTCGCCCTGCCGCAGGACGTGCAGGCGGAGGCGTACGACTGGCCGGAGGAGTTCTTCGCCGAGCGGGTGTGGACCGTCCGCCGGCCGGGTGCCGACCCGACCGAACTGGCGGAGGCGGTCCGCGCGGTCCGGGCCGCCCGCAGGCCCCTCGTCGTCGCCGGCGGCGGGGTCCACCACAGCCGTGCCGAGGCGGCCCTCGCCGAGTTCGCCGCGGCCACCCGGATACCGGTCGCCTCCACCCAGGCCGGCAAGGGCGCCCTGCGCCACGACCACCCGCAGGACGTCGGCGGCATCGGCCACACCGGCACGGCGACCGCCGACGAGCTGGCCCGTACGGCGGACCTGGTCATCGGGATCGGCACCCGGTACACGGACTTCACCACCGCGTCCGGCACCCTCTTCGAGAACCCGGACGTCCGCTTCCTGAATCTCAACATCGCGCCCTTCGACGGCCACAAGCTGGCCGGACTCCCACTGGTCGCGGACGCCCGCAGCGGCCTGGGCGAGCTGACCGAGGCACTCGTGATGCACGGGCACCGGGTCGCCGGCTCCTACGTCACCGAGTACACCGAGGACAAGGAGCGCTGGGAGCAGCGGGTCGACGCCTGCTTCGAGGCGGACGAACCCGACGTACGGCCGACCCAGCCGCAGGTCATCGGCGCCCTCGACGCGCTGGTCGACGAGTCCGACATCATCATCAACGCGGCCGGCTCCCTCCCCGGCGACCTGCACAAGCTGTGGCGGGCCCGGTCGTCCGACCAGTACCACCTGGAGTACGGCTACTCCTGCATGGGCTACGAGATCCCGGCCGCGATCGGCGTAAAGCTGGCCGCCCCCGAGCGGAACGTGTGGGCGCTGGTCGGCGACGGCACGTACCTGATGATGCCGACGGAGATCGTGACCGCCGTGCAGGAGGGGATCGCGATCAAGGTACTGCTCCTGCAGAACCACGGGTACGCGTCCATCGGCGGCCTGTCGGAGGCGGTGGGCGGCGAGCGGTTCGGCACGGCCTACCGGTTCCCGACCGACGAGGGCACCCTGACGGGCGCCCCGCTCCCCGTCGACCTCGCCGCCAACGCGGCCAGCCTGGGCATGCGGGTGCTGCGCGCGAGGACCGTGGGCGATCTGCGCGAGGCGCTCGCCGAGGCGCGGGCCGCCGACACTCCCACATGTGTCTACGTGGAGACCAAAACGTCCGACACTGTGTCGGGCGCGCCTCCGGCGCAGGCCTGGTGGGATGTTCCTGTGGCCGAGACCGCGACCCGACCGTCGGCGGTCAAGGCACGAGAGCTGTACGAACGGCACGTCTCGACCCGACGCCGCCATCTGTAATAAGGAGTCTCTGGGCATGACGAAGATCGTCAACCACTGGATCGGCGGGAAGACCGCCGAAGGCGCGTCGGGTGCGTACGGGCCGGTCACGGACCCGGCGACCGGCGCGGTCACCACCAAGGTCGCGTTCGCATCGGTCGAGGAGGTGGACGCGGCCGTCGCGGCGGCCAAGGACGCCTTCGCGACATGGGGCCAGTCCTCGCTGGCCCAGCGCACCACGATCCTGTTCAGGTTCCGCGCGCTGCTCGACGCCCACCGCGACGAGATCGCCGAGCTGATCACCGCCGAGCACGGCAAGGTGCACTCCGACGCGCTCGGCGAGGTCGCGCGCGGCCTGGAGATCGTCGACCTGGCCTGCGGCATCAACGTCCAGCTGAAGGGCGAGCTGTCCACGCAGGTCGCCAGCCGCGTGGACGTGGCGTCCATCCGCCAGCCGCTCGGTGTCGTCGCCGGCATCACGCCGTTCAACTTCCCGGCGATGGTTCCGATGTGGATGTTCCCGATCGCCATCGCGACCGGCAACACCTTCGTGCTCAAGCCGTCGGAGAAGGACCCGTCGGCCGCGATCAGGATCGCCGAGCTGCTGTCCGAGGCCGGTCTGCCCGACGGCGTCTTCAACGTCGTCCACGGCGACAAGGTGGCCGTGGACCGGCTGCTGGAGCATCCGGACGTCAAGGCCGTCTCCTTCGTCGGCTCGACCCCGATCGCCCGCTACATCCACACCACCGCCTCCGCCAACGGCAAGCGCGTGCAGGCCCTGGGCGGCGCCAAGAACCACATGCTGGTCCTGCCGGACGCCGACCTGGACGCGGCGGCCGACGCGGCGGTCTCGGCGGCGTACGGCTCGGCCGGCGAGCGCTGCATGGCCATCTCCGCGGTCGTGGCCGTGGGCGGCATCGGCGACACGCTGGTGGACAAGATCCGCGAGCGCGCCGAGAAGATCAAGATCGGCCCGGGCAACGACCCGACCTCCGAGATGGGCCCGCTGATCACCAAGGCGCACCGCGACAAGGTGGCCTCCTACGTGGAGGGCGCCGCCGCCGAGGGCGCCGAGGTGGTCCTGGACGGCACCGGCTACACCGTGGACGGCTTCGAGGACGGCCACTGGATCGGCATCTCGCTGCTCGACAAGGTGCCCACGAGCGCCAAGGCGTACCGGGACGAGATCTTCGGCCCGGTGCTGTGCGTGCTGCGCGCCGAGACCTACGAGGAGGGCGTGGCGCTCATCAACGCCTCGCCGTTCGGCAACGGCACCGCGATCTTCACCCGGGACGGCGGCGCCGCCCGCCGCTTCCAGATGGAGATCGAGGCGGGCATGGTCGGCGTGAACGTGCCGATCCCGGTGCCGGTGGGCTACCACTCCTTCGGTGGCTGGAAGGACTCGCTCTTCGGCGACCACCACATCTACGGCAACGACGGCACGCACTTCTACACCCGCGGCAAGGTCGTCACCACGCGCTGGCCCGACCCGGCCGACGCCCCGGCAGGCGTGGACCTGGGCTTCCCGCGCAACCACTGAGTGCCGCCCGGAGGTCGCCTCCGGTCCCCGTCAGGCCGTCCGGATTCCGGACGGCCTGACTTTTTTTTGACGCCTCGGCTGCGATTCTCGTTAGTGCTGGACGAAACGGGTGGCGAAGGGGTGAACGGAAAATGACCTTCGAAAGCAAGGTCACGCACGCCTGAGTCTTGATGGATGCGCCTATTGGGCGTAACGGCCTGTGAAAGTGATGCAGAGGAGATCGTTCCACAACTGCGGATTTCGAAGGTAAACAGCCATTGACGCAGTGGTTTTCGTCGGGGTTCCCTATGGCAGCACCGGGAGCGGACGAGACGAACGTACGACGATCCGCCGGAGGCGATAGCGCTCCCGAACCCACCCCCAGTCGCACGAGTCGATCGGATTCCGCCGCATGACCGACACGCTCCGCCCTGTCGAGGC of the Streptomyces sp. 1222.5 genome contains:
- a CDS encoding MMPL family transporter, translated to MTEVNSPPRPGRWTRLVTARPRLSLLVALLLTALAVVAGSGVADRLGSGGWEDPAAESTYATKALEREFPGSQPNLLLLVDAGRASVDDPAVAARARELTARLAAEKGVTGVGSYWRSESPALRAEDGHEALIAARITGDESAMGRTLDRIAPHYRGTHGPVRVKVGGIVAVRHEMQSIIKEDLTRAELIALPVTLVLLVMVFGSAVAALLPLGIGIVAILGTNAVLRGLTSFTDVSVFALNLTTALGLGLAIDYALFIVRRYREELSTGADPLTAVGTTLRTAGRTVLFSALTVAVSLAAMMVFPQYFLRSFAYAGIAVVLLAAAAALILLPAALVLLGHRVNSLDLRRLFRRGHASAAADGTAWARAASLVMRRAPLFALGTTALLVLLGLPFTGVKFGTADDRQLPSTAESHVVQQHIREGFPGSPGGGLEILAQGKGTEAQYASYRQRVAALPEVARVDGPLVRGDAAYFTVQPKGEAVDEPAQRLVGDLRSLRAPFDTRITGTAAVLVDTKHAISERLPWAALFIAVVTLLLVFMLTGSVLIPLQAVVLNALSLTAMFGAVVWVFQDGHLSGALGFTSPGSIETTLPVLMFCVAFGLSMDYGVFLLSRIKEEYDRTGDHDEAVRHGLQRTGGLITAAAVILAVVMVAIGTSRVTNTKMLGLGIALAVLMDAMVVRSLLVPAIMRLTGRATWWAPAPLRRFHQRFGLSEGEPAAVAEEKEPVPV
- a CDS encoding AlpA family transcriptional regulator, coding for MTDRRLWSYKEIAAHIKVQPDTVRSYRKHGLLPPPDHVEGGKPYWYADTVRAWVASRPGNRGRRVD
- a CDS encoding TetR/AcrR family transcriptional regulator, whose translation is MSDTSEKEQPRRRQARGERRIAQLLKAAAQVFCTTGYTAASTNAIAREAGVSPGTLYQFFPNKEAIAIELGDRLMHEMREAYGEALAPVPPGTPLEEAIGSAVDRFMAFNTDHPVFFALMHGPDIPGRMAEAHDQLHSTVVGRIEALLTSLMPGTAQADITRTAHVCLGIYKAGLELVLGREGAERAAYVQETKDVLVRYLDPLVGASLGRA
- a CDS encoding zinc-dependent alcohol dehydrogenase family protein → MRAVVFERYGEPAEVREVPDPEPAGHGVVVRVEATGLCRSDWHGWMGHDSDITLPHVPGHELAGVVEAVGARVTGWRPGDRVTVPFVCACGTCPSCAAGDQQVCERQTQPGFHHWGSFAQYVALDHADVNLVAVPDDMAHATAAGLGCRFATAFRGVVQQGRVAAGEWVAVHGCGGVGLSAVMIAAASGARVIAVDVSPAALGLARKFGAAECLDATGVPDTAAAIRELTGGGAHLSLDALGSPATCAASVNGLRRRGRHVQVGLLPSADGTTPVPMARAIALELELLGSHGMAAHTYPAMLRLVRSGALRPDLLVTSTIPLDAAPAALAAMGTAAGAGVTVIEPWRRA
- a CDS encoding deoxyribose-phosphate aldolase, which gives rise to MAGTWTHGGDGAARRPLVDVAELVRIRTRHPEAIEEAAARRARRPLLGESGRLMIVAADHPARGALGVGDRGLAMANRADLLERLCLALSRPGVDGVLATADILDDLLLLGALDHKVVMGSMNRGGLQGASFELDDRFTGHRPEDISRLGFDAGKLLLRVDYADPGSLTTLESTARAIDAMAAHRLPVFVEPFISRRTPEGKLRNDLSAEAVTRSIAIASGLGGSSAYTWLKVPVTENPDDMARVMETSTLPAVLLGGDIGDSPEDQVAAYEKWRGALRLPTVRGLVVGRSLLYPADGDVAAAVDTAVGLL
- the iolC gene encoding 5-dehydro-2-deoxygluconokinase; the encoded protein is MAYDLITMGRIGVDLYPLQTGVPLAQVSSFGKFLGGSATNVAVAAARLGRRTAVITRTGDDPFGVYLHEALRGFGVDDRWVTPVPGLPTPVTFCEVFPPDHFPLYFYRRPKAPDLEIDAAELDLDAVRDARIFWVTGTGLSEEPSRTATLAALAHRAKSGTTVFDLDWRPMFWTDPDAARPFYAEALRHTTVAVGNLDEVEVATGVREPHAAARALLDAGVELAVVKQGPKGVLAVDRAGELAEVPPLPVEVLNGLGAGDAFGGSLCHGLLAGWDLETVMRYANAAGAIVASRLECSSAMPTPDEVAAALDAGAVL
- a CDS encoding PrsW family glutamic-type intramembrane protease, with the protein product MTHSPPPGRPRARIPRPQQPPPPYPHIGAGLWRRALCGALALWAPAACVAYLTRSTATLPMLILLGGFAVPVAYVLWAYERHARDLGVSAVLGCFLAGGALGVLGAALAEGHLAHPSLGRFLGVGVIEEAAKLGALVFVLHRRPGIRGMRAGLVLGAAVGAGFAALESAGHGLAAVASAGGTDLRTLLETELPRGVLAPFGQALWTAVAGGALLSLRRPTGTFRYAPPVVAAFMGACLLHTLWDSTHGIALRLVARLSGTGPATRPFAPGYPAGPGAGQEHLFALFAAGGTVLVALAGIGWVRSLARRDSSWRNTP
- a CDS encoding sugar phosphate isomerase/epimerase translates to MTSLSPSSLSRIRIGSAPDSWGVWFPDDPRQVPWQRFLDEVAAAGYEWIELGPYGYLPTDPGVLAEETGRRGLKVSAGTVFTGLHHGEEVWEETWSHVSGIADLTRAMGARHLVVIPSFWRDDRTGQVLEPAELTAGQWRNLTSLTERLGREVRERYGLTIVVHPHADTHIDSEENVTRFLDGTDSGLVSLCLDTGHYAYCGGDSVKLIETYGERIGYLHLKQVDPEVLADVRAKGTPFGPAVAQGVMCEPPSGTPELGPVLEAAQRLGVELFAIVEQDMYPCEPDRPLPIARRTRAFLRSCGA